One genomic segment of Manis javanica isolate MJ-LG chromosome 7, MJ_LKY, whole genome shotgun sequence includes these proteins:
- the ADRA2A gene encoding alpha-2A adrenergic receptor encodes MFRQEQPLAEGSFAPMGSLQPDAGNASWNGTEAPGGGARATPYSLQVTLTLVCLAGLLMLLTVFGNVLVIIAVFTSRALKAPQNLFLVSLASADILVATLVIPFSLANEVMGYWYFGKAWCEIYLALDVLFCTSSIVHLCAISLDRYWSITQAIEYNLKRTPRRIKAIIVTVWVISAVISFPPLISIEKKGGGGGQQPAEPRCEINDQKWYVISSCIGSFFAPCLIMILVYVRIYQIAKRRTRVPPSRRGPDASAAPPGGAERRPNGLGPERGVGPVGAEAEPLPVQLNGAPGEPAPAGPREADALDLEESSSSEHGERPPGPRRAEHGPRAKGKARASQVKPGDSLPRRGPGATGPGAPAAGSGEERGGGAKASRWRGRQNREKRFTFVLAVVIGVFVVCWFPFFFTYTLTAVGCSVPPTLFKFFFWFGYCNSSLNPVIYTIFNHDFRRAFKKILCRGDRKRIV; translated from the coding sequence ATGTTCCGCCAGGAGCAGCCGCTGGCTGAGGGCAGCTTCGCGCCCATGGGCTCCCTGCAGCCGGACGCGGGCAACGCGAGCTGGAACGGGACTGAGGCGCCGGGGGGCGGCGCCCGGGCCACCCCATACTCCCTGCAGGTGACGCTGACGCTGGTGTGCTTGGCCGGCCTGCTCATGCTGCTCACCGTGTTTGGCAACGTGCTGGTCATCATCGCGGTGTTTACCAGCCGCGCGCTCAAGGCACCGCAGAACCTTTTTCTGGTGTCTCTGGCCTCGGCTGACATCCTGGTGGCCACGCTTGTCATCCCCTTCTCACTGGCCAACGAAGTCATGGGCTACTGGTACTTCGGCAAGGCGTGGTGTGAGATCTACCTGGCGCTCGACGTCCTCTTCTGCACGTCGTCCATTGTGCACCTGTGCGCCATCAGCCTGGACCGCTACTGGTCCATCACGCAGGCCATCGAGTACAACCTGAAGCGCACGCCACGCCGCATCAAGGCCATCATCGTCACCGTGTGGGTCATCTCTGCGGTCATCTCCTTCCCGCCGCTCATCTCCATCGAGAAGaagggcggcggcggcggccagcAGCCCGCCGAGCCGCGCTGTGAGATCAACGACCAGAAGTGGTACGTCATCTCGTCGTGCATCGGCTCCTTCTTCGCTCCCTGCCTCATCATGATCCTGGTCTACGTGCGCATCTACCAGATCGCCAAGCGCCGCACCCGCGTGCCGCCCAGCCGCCGGGGTCCGGACGCCTCCGCCGCGCCGCCGGGAGGCGCCGAGCGCAGGCCCAACGGCCTAGGTCCGGAGCGCGGCGTGGGCCCCGTGGGCGCCGAGGCCGAGCCGCTGCCTGTCCAGCTCAATGGTGCCCCCGGGGAGCCCGCGCCGGCAGGGCCGCGTGAAGCCGACGCGCTGGACCTGGAGGAGAGCTCGTCGTCCGAGCACGGGGAGCGGCCGCCGGGGCCCCGTCGGGCTGAGCACGGCCCCCGCGCCAAGGGCAAGGCTCGGGCAAGCCAGGTGAAGCCCGGGGATAGCCTGCCGCGGCGCGGGCCGGGGGCGACAGGGCCCGGGGCGCCTGCGGCAGGGTCCGGGGAGGAGCGCGGCGGGGGCGCAAAGGCGTCGCGCTGGCGCGGGCGGCAGAACCGCGAGAAGCGCTTCACGTTCGTGCTGGCCGTGGTCATCGGCGTGTTCGTGGTGTGCTGGTTCCCATTCTTCTTCACCTACACGCTCACCGCCGTCGGCTGCTCCGTGCCGCCCACGCTCTTCAAGTTCTTCTTCTGGTTCGGCTACTGCAACAGTTCGCTGAACCCGGTCATCTACACCATCTTCAACCACGACTTCCGCCGCGCCTTCAAGAAAATCCTCTGCCGGGGAGACAGGAAGCGGATCGTGTGA